From a region of the Methylomonas rapida genome:
- a CDS encoding DUF4376 domain-containing protein, whose product MQIYHYHPVTHEVTATGVADASPLEPGVFLVPANATTIQPPSVYANQAAVFNGSAWEVVPDHRSAVYYLADGSEHRIEELGLAPPEHALFTQPFALDGLLSAIDRERNRRWRAGVPVTIGGQQKWFHSDEFSLVQHLGLKDKARDLLAAGGALSDNLTIGGLPVVWSTMDGTQVTITAQVAFDLVEAAGFQQAAIFAAAETHRAGALASATPETYDYLQDWPLVFGEAINP is encoded by the coding sequence ATGCAAATCTATCACTACCATCCTGTAACCCACGAAGTTACAGCAACCGGCGTGGCCGACGCATCGCCACTAGAGCCTGGTGTTTTTTTAGTACCGGCCAATGCCACCACCATTCAACCGCCGTCGGTTTACGCAAATCAAGCCGCAGTTTTTAACGGCTCGGCCTGGGAGGTTGTGCCGGATCATCGCAGCGCGGTTTACTACCTCGCAGACGGGTCCGAGCATCGTATCGAGGAACTGGGTTTGGCGCCGCCCGAGCATGCGTTGTTTACGCAGCCGTTTGCCTTGGATGGTTTGCTGTCCGCAATCGACCGTGAGCGCAATCGCCGCTGGCGTGCGGGCGTGCCGGTCACGATTGGCGGGCAACAAAAATGGTTTCACTCAGACGAGTTCTCTCTGGTGCAGCATTTGGGGCTTAAGGATAAAGCGCGCGATCTGTTGGCGGCGGGCGGTGCTTTGTCCGATAACCTGACCATTGGCGGTCTGCCCGTGGTTTGGTCGACCATGGACGGGACACAAGTAACGATTACGGCTCAAGTCGCGTTCGATTTGGTAGAGGCCGCCGGCTTTCAGCAAGCGGCGATATTCGCGGCGGCTGAAACCCATCGGGCCGGTGCTTTGGCTAGTGCTACACCGGAAACCTACGATTATTTGCAGGATTGGCCGCTTGTCTTCGGCGAAGCGATCAATCCTTAA